Part of the Spinacia oleracea cultivar Varoflay chromosome 5, BTI_SOV_V1, whole genome shotgun sequence genome, ACAAATATAGTACGACGTAACtacatactactccctccgtccttaatactcgcaccggtcaAATCAGTGCGGAGTTGAAGacatttaaattgacttattaacttaatgggtgttagttgatagtggggtgttttttaatatagttgGTGGGAAATTGGTAAgaggtggagagtggtgagtgggggtgtgaatttttaaatgattttttgtagggaataggggtgtagccgtgtaggtggggttagtaagtaagtgtgagaaataatataatatggtataaatttccatttatagaagcggtgcaagcattaagggacggcccaaaaaggaaagcggtgcgagtattaagggatggagggagtataattgaTGTACGTTTCAGCTTTGGTTATCGGATGGTTTATGGTTAATTGTTTGTGAATTTCtttatattatgtttatttatgTTATGCCAATATATACCCGTTTTTATGTATTCCTTGCAACTAACATGAATATAATTTTGTCCAATTTTACATTACCTAGACATAAATAAATTGAATGAAATTTTTATGTCCATGTGTGCCAACATTGAATCAAAATAAGTTTAATTTTTAAACTTATAAATATATTATAGTCCGTCAATGGACCCTTTTTTTGGGACAATTTTGCCTCTTTTTCCCCCCTTGTGAGATGTAAAAAAGCTTTACGATGTGACAAGCAAAAATTAACTTTAGCTAATAAAAgtcattttaatttaatattaggTGAATTGAACAAGGCATAACTTTACAAGTATCCACCCTTGCATACAATAATCATTTTTCATACAACACCAATGAGGCTTTTACGGAATTAGAGGTCAAGGGCAATATTAACCCCTTAAACTCATTCCCAAACTTCAAACTATGCCATCAATTTTCCACTACTTTTTTCTATTCAAATTTATACAAGACTCTTTCTACTTTTACACTTATCCAGTTATTCACATACTCATTCCAAACTCACTTAAACTCCTCAAAACAATTATAAGTCTAGATGATGCGTCATCATGTCTTTGCTTAATAGAATAATCACATGTCACTTTTTTCATCCTCGTGTAATCCATGTGCATGCTCGCTCTACCAAGAACAAACAAGAGTGTTGAAATGAGTTTGTATTTTCAAGACTTAACGCTATTCTTGTATAGACCTAgcccacaataatattagtagGGATCTAAAGCTAATAATTTTCTCTAGAAGCCCCTTTACATTCATATTTACTTTTATTGTTCACATGATGaatgtaataaattaaacaccaactTTCTTAGATTCGACCAAtaaccattttttgaatcaAAGTTACCTTTTAAAGTGAAActtgacttaaaatcacattattcaagcacaacttgcactaacaacaaaaatttggcacctttttttttttaccctaataaacatgccaaaataaattagaagcAAGTTGTTGGCTTTCTTCTTTAGGACGGTCCATAATAAATATAGTGTGGACCAATAAATtattccctccgtattttattcAGTGATACAATTTACTTATCAGGTCAATTTTAATAAGTATTTCACTTTTTATTTTTGGCATGCCATGATCTCCACTCCCAACTATGttaatctttctctctcttttattGGGCAACACTTACTCACATCTCTTTTTTtactacaataaataattcacttacaatcaatttcttacaataaataataCTCTAACTTACTACCTCACTTCCATCTTGTTTTAATACAATCAACTCACCCTCCTAAACCCTCTGATCAAAGTGTATTACTTAATaagatacggagggagtattgtaCAAGACCATTAAAATCTTACACCAAGACTCCTTCAAAGACTTGGGATAAACACACCGTAAGAATGATGGCTTGTGTAATAGATCTCGGTTTCGAATATCTCcctcaaaacaaaaacaaaaaaacctaTAAAAAAATATTCAGCTGTTAAATTTGAATCAAAATAAACCTGACAgacttttaaaattaaaattcaaaagcaaGGCGCGGCCGTCACCCGTTGCTCACTCACTTCACTCTCCCTTGTCTTCATCAAATCAAAACTGCAGTTCCATTCAAATTCAATTCCCTTCATTTTCTTCAAAAACAATGGATTCTAAAGAAACTTGTCGAAACGAACTCCGACTTGCAATTCGTCAACTCACCAATCGCGGCCTCTATTCCGCTTCCAGATGGTCAGTCTTCTCTCTAATTTTGTCACCTAAATTCAATAATACTTCTATGCATCTTTGTGGTGAATTTTCTGGGGTTAAGATCTTCATAGGTTCTTACTAATTCAGTGCAAGATTTAATTTTTGGAACAATTTGATTATTGCTAAGTAGTTTTGGTATTTTTCGATTTATTGGGCATGGCGTAAATTTCATAGATCTTATCTCTAATTTCAATATTCTTGCTATTTGATTGCTTGAAAATTGGTGAATTGACTGTTCTTGattattcctgttgattttgttgtgtaATTTCATGTGGGGTTGGTGAAACTGTGAATTAGTCTTCTCCGTTTGGTTTTGCTCACCAACTGTTTGATGAAATTCCTCTAAAAGGGCTCCTAGCTCTTGTATTTTCTGTCTACATTTGCTTGCATgatcaaattcaataaaaagGAACTAAATTTGGTGATAATGTGGAACTGGGATTATGATTTCCAGGGCAGCTGAACAGTTGATAGGTATTGAGCAAGACCCGGCAAAGTTTACACCGTCTCATACTCGATTTCAACGAGGTAGCTCTAGTATTCGCCGTAGATTTAGAACCAATGACCCGACTTCGACGCCTAGTCCCAGTGTTTCTTTTGCCTCTACACCAATGCCAGAGGAGGATGATGATATTGTGGACAGTGATTTTTACCTTTTGGCTAAGTCATACTTCGATTGTAAGGAGTATAGGAGAGCTGCCCATGTACTTCGAGACCAGGCTGGACGGAAATCTTTGTTCTTGCGATGTTACTCCTTATATTTGGTATGCTTTGCTCCCAGACTTTTAGCTTAATGTTTTCTGTTAGTATAAGCTGCTGAACAAGTATAAAATTGATTTTGGTTTATGAACTTCACTTTTGGGGTTATCATTTCTTTAGTCCTTGGTTGCGAGCTTGTGACTTGGGAGTAGTTGTGTAGCAGGTTGGATACAGGTGTTCAAGTGTCATATCCTTGCTCTAGTATAGTGGTATCTTTAATTCTTTATCCAATATAGTCATTTGAGAAACCTAGAACACTCGAAGTTATCAGCCTATCAGGCACAAATTGCAGTGAAAATATCAGGCATTAAATTAGAGACCTTGCTTTCTCAACTTTGTATGTGTATAGTGTCGTACCAAAGCAAGTATGAGATGAGATATGTAAACAGCCACTTTCCTTTCCTTAAAGTACTAGAAGAGCATTGAGCTGCTGGGACCCTAGTGATTTACAGTATATAATAGGAGTAGGTGACATCTACCCAAATAATGGAATATGTAGATTGTCTTCTTTTTTGCCCATGAAGTCGGATACAAACGGCAGAATATACGGAGTAGAAGAGTAGAGTGTGTAGACCATTTGTGAATCCTTGGTATTAAGAGTGTGATGTTGAAGCTTTAGATTAAACATGTCATCATTCAGGGATGCCATGTTAAGAGCACTGATAGGCATCAGTCTCTATGTTTACGTAGGCAGGATAAATTATGGATTAACGCCTTTCTACATGACATCTATGTCCATTTTCAACGAAGTTGCAAGGATCAATACTCTAAAACCTTTTCTTTCGGTTGCAAGGGAATGAATAACCACAGTGGGCAAAGCTACTGGAGACTCTTAAAATTCACCGGAGTACTGGAATAGTAATTTCCCTGCCATCTCAATTATGTTAGCAAACCTGAGAATGAGTGAAAAAAGTGTCCACTTTGCGATCCACCAATTTGAGTTTGCACTTGCAAGGCTGCAACCAATATTGTATCTTGGACTGATGCTGGACCCGTTGAATAATTTACCACGAAAAGATACATATCTTGTTATTCTTGTGTTCTAAATACTCGAGTATAGTCTATCAGAGCAGGACCATGATGTGAGAAATATCATACTTCGATCCTAGGTTTAGATTACACGGACAAACAAGTATGCCAGTATAATTATGTCCCGTCTCCTGTGGGAAGAAGTTGGATTCTGTCAGTCTGTGTTTGTTATATAATTGCTTTCTGTATTTTGTCTATGATCAtctcacaattattatattgcgTTGAAGAAAATGTGTAAATCAAGACTATTTGTTTTCTCAAATTGGCTAATTAGGGATAAAGCTGTGTCTAGATCTTGCAACAGCAAGATGTTTGTATGTTTGTTGTGTTCATCTCAATTCGCTGACTTCCCAATTTCTTCTTAAATATCATGTAAAGGCTGGGGAGAAGCGGAAGGAGGAAGAGATAATAGAGCTGGACGGGCCTTTAGGGAAAAGTAATGTTGTAAATCGTGAATTGGTTTCTCttgaaagggaactatccatgctGCGAAAAAGAGGTGTTCTGGATCCATTTGGGCTGTACTTGTATGGTCTAGTGCTAAAAGACAAGGGAAATGAGAATCTTGCTCGCGCTATCCTAGTGGAGTCTGTAAATAGCTATCCATGGAATTGGAATGCATGGTCGGCATTGCAAACACTGTGCACCACGGTTGACATGTTGAACAGTCTTAATCTCAATAACCATTGGATGAAAGACTTCTTTCTTGCTAAAGCTTATGAAGAACTTAGGATGCACAAGGAATCCTTGGATAAGTATGAGCAGCTCCAGAAAACTTTTTCGTTTAGCAGCTACATACAGTCCCGGATGGCTAATGTGCAATATCATTTAAGAGAATTTGACCAAGTAGAACTCATCTTTGAGGAATTATTAAGAAATGATCCATACCGAATTGAAGACATGGACATGTATTCTAACGTGCTGTATGCAAAGGAAGCATTCTCTGCTCTTAGTTATCTAGCCCACAATGTATTCCTGACTGACAAATATAGACCTCAATCATGTTGCATCATTGGTAATTATTACAGTTCTAAAGGCCAACATGAGAAATCAGTTTTGTATTTCAGGAGGGCTCTCAAGTTAGACAAAAACTATTTATCTGCCTGGACTCTAATGGGCCATGAGTATGTTGAGATGCAGAACACAGCAGCTGCAGTGGATGCATATCGTAGGGCTGTTGACATAAATCCGTGTGATTACAGAGCATGGTATGGTTTAGGGCAAGCATATGAAATGATGGTAATGCCTCATTATGCTCTGTATTACTTCAAAAAATCAGTGTTCTTGCAGCCAAATGATCCGAGGTTGTGGATTGCAATGGCTCATTGTTATGAGAGTGACCATCTTCGTATGTTTGAGGAGGCAATAAAGTGTTATAAACGAGCCGCGAATCGACAAGACACCGAGGCGATTGCTATTAACAGACTGGCAAAATTATATGATCAGCTAGGGCATCATGCAGAGGCTGCATTTTACTACAAGAAAGATTTAGACAGAATGGAGGCAGACGAAAGGGAAGGACCaaacttgattgatgctttgaTGTTTCTTGCTAAATATTATAGAGCCCAGAAAAGGTTTGAAGAAGCAGAGATCTATTGCACCCGGTTGTTGGATTACACCGGACCTGTGAGTtatcctaacatttaaatcctCTCATTTTCCAATGATTGTTAAATTCTTAAATTAGATCTATAATGTTGATCATGTTTTTGTTCCCTAATGTTGCAGGAAAAAGAAACAGCAAAGGGTCTACTTAGATCTATGAAAATGGCGCAATCTGGTATCCCACCCATGGATGTCGAGCATTTTCCACCATATGACCCTCATTCCTGAATGCTGATTGCAGATATATTTTTGTATCATGGCAAAGCTTCTTTTGCTGTACACATCATTCTGTATATGCATTTAGTAATTTTATTCATGGTAGATGGAATCTTACAATTGAGTTTTGTAATTTGTAGCCGTTAGGAATCTTTTCAAGAACATAATCGAAAGTAGTTTTAGGATCTATACATTATTATTTGAACAGCTTGATTCTGATAATTTCGTGTTCCTCCCAAGAGGCTGAGGATCAAACTTAGTTTTGGGTAACTTTTAACCTGTTCTGGTTAACTTTGTACATTACAAAGTTATGATTGTGCGTGTAACTAGTTAGAATTCCTCCCAAGGCTTAGCCAAGAGATTAGaattttctaattaaattgagTTATGGTTATGTCTCTGAATCTTTTGATAATTTGATGAAAAAACTGGTTTGTTTGTCATTATTTCTGTGGATTTCAGTTAACTGACATGGATCATCAAGCTTCCAAGTCTCAATCTTTCACAGATGATCTCCTGTTGGAAATTTTCTGCAGACTACCATCCTGTGAATCAGTCACCCTGCGCAAATGTGTGTGCAGGCAGTGGTTCAATGTAATATCTGAACCTGGATTCGCTATGTGATTTATTGCTCGTAAAATTAATGATCAGTTGTCCAAGAATTGCGATTAGGGGTGAGAAAAATGAAGAGGAAACTCCATGAAGCAGTTCACCTCCAACAAGACAGTCAGAAATCAGAATACCTAGTTTTAGCTCCCTGCATCATCTAGTAAAAAAAACTGCCTAAGCAAATTGCTAAATGTAAATTGCTACAGAGAACAGTTGAAAGCAGTTTGTAGCATTGACAATCTTCAGCAACATTATGGTGTTTCGTTCCCCTGGTAGCTGTCACCATCACCACTCCCGCAAATTACCTAGTTTGAGCAGTCATGTCCACCGCGAGGCTAATCCAGCGGCGATAGTGTCAATAATTGTACCTTTTCTTGCCCAAATTCCAACTCTGTTATTAAGTTGAATTCAGGACTTCATGATCTTATATTCTTTAGTAGTACGTATTATGTATAAAACTGCAAGTTTTCGTTTATGTTGGTTAGTCTTGGTCATCTTGATCCCGACCTGCTAGCCCAGCCAAAATAAACGACGGGTTTTGTGCTGACTTTTAAGCCCGTTTCCGGCACGACCCATTTTTTGTTTACAGGCAACTCAAAACTGAAATTTTGGTTATAAAATTAGCCATGCGTGAAGTTTGGCCTGATTAGTGGGTACGGGC contains:
- the LOC110794491 gene encoding anaphase-promoting complex subunit 8, which codes for MDSKETCRNELRLAIRQLTNRGLYSASRWAAEQLIGIEQDPAKFTPSHTRFQRGSSSIRRRFRTNDPTSTPSPSVSFASTPMPEEDDDIVDSDFYLLAKSYFDCKEYRRAAHVLRDQAGRKSLFLRCYSLYLAGEKRKEEEIIELDGPLGKSNVVNRELVSLERELSMLRKRGVLDPFGLYLYGLVLKDKGNENLARAILVESVNSYPWNWNAWSALQTLCTTVDMLNSLNLNNHWMKDFFLAKAYEELRMHKESLDKYEQLQKTFSFSSYIQSRMANVQYHLREFDQVELIFEELLRNDPYRIEDMDMYSNVLYAKEAFSALSYLAHNVFLTDKYRPQSCCIIGNYYSSKGQHEKSVLYFRRALKLDKNYLSAWTLMGHEYVEMQNTAAAVDAYRRAVDINPCDYRAWYGLGQAYEMMVMPHYALYYFKKSVFLQPNDPRLWIAMAHCYESDHLRMFEEAIKCYKRAANRQDTEAIAINRLAKLYDQLGHHAEAAFYYKKDLDRMEADEREGPNLIDALMFLAKYYRAQKRFEEAEIYCTRLLDYTGPEKETAKGLLRSMKMAQSGIPPMDVEHFPPYDPHS